A portion of the Bacteroidota bacterium genome contains these proteins:
- a CDS encoding OsmC family protein: MDIEIKFDEHGRIVPFIGGREITMNESPFLIFLATAGMCSAVYVQAFMQQRGMPMDEVKVVQRMDYNQMTNMVGKIDILVDLPESFPEKYNKAIKNVIAQCPVKRHLAEAPSFNVITNFDNVEA; this comes from the coding sequence ATGGATATTGAAATTAAATTTGACGAACACGGAAGAATTGTTCCTTTTATCGGAGGTCGTGAAATAACAATGAATGAATCACCTTTTTTAATTTTCCTGGCAACGGCAGGAATGTGTTCAGCAGTTTATGTTCAGGCATTTATGCAGCAACGTGGTATGCCAATGGATGAGGTTAAAGTAGTCCAGAGAATGGATTATAACCAAATGACTAATATGGTAGGTAAAATAGATATTTTAGTTGATCTACCTGAGTCATTCCCGGAGAAATACAACAAAGCAATTAAGAATGTTATTGCTCAATGCCCGGTGAAACGTCACTTGGCAGAAGCTCCTTCTTTTAATGTTATCACGAACTTTGATAATGTAGAAGCATAA